One window of Ignavibacteriales bacterium genomic DNA carries:
- a CDS encoding MtnX-like HAD-IB family phosphatase, protein MNEKNFKIFVDFDGTITKIDVGEAFVNSFGNSERNSEIIQLWIENKITSPESWFLMFEHVRFDENAFDKFLDKIEIDKSFSGFVAYCHLNSFEVRVLSDGFDLYIDKILKRETLSDLEVFCNKAKINAEEQIIPTFPYGDEECKHCGNCKRNHILSNCGDEDYIIYIGDGYSDKCPIEFCDYVFAKDSLLKFCEINRITYFPFQNFDDVIKKLEELKSKKRLKKKFQAEVKRKNVFMQG, encoded by the coding sequence ATGAACGAAAAGAACTTTAAAATATTTGTCGATTTTGATGGAACGATCACTAAAATTGATGTTGGTGAAGCATTCGTTAATTCTTTTGGTAATTCGGAAAGGAATAGCGAGATAATCCAGCTATGGATTGAAAATAAAATTACTTCTCCGGAAAGTTGGTTCCTAATGTTCGAACATGTTCGGTTTGATGAAAATGCTTTTGATAAGTTCTTGGATAAAATTGAAATTGATAAAAGTTTTTCCGGTTTCGTTGCTTATTGCCACCTGAATAGTTTTGAAGTAAGAGTTTTAAGTGATGGCTTTGATCTTTACATAGATAAAATTTTGAAAAGAGAAACGCTTTCTGATCTGGAAGTGTTTTGTAATAAAGCTAAAATAAATGCAGAAGAACAAATCATTCCAACATTTCCTTATGGTGATGAGGAATGTAAACATTGTGGCAACTGCAAACGGAATCACATCCTCTCCAATTGCGGTGATGAAGATTATATAATTTACATAGGCGATGGTTACTCTGATAAATGCCCCATTGAATTTTGTGATTATGTGTTTGCGAAAGATTCTCTTTTGAAATTTTGTGAAATAAACCGCATTACTTATTTCCCGTTTCAAAACTTTGATGATGTTATCAAAAAGTTAGAAGAGTTAAAAAGCAAAAAAAGGTTGAAGAAAAAATTTCAAGCTGAAGTAAAACGCAAAAATGTTTTTATGCAAGGCTAA
- a CDS encoding isoprenylcysteine carboxylmethyltransferase family protein has translation MSNFQSKIFKYRSYTPIPFLLLMFLYQWVNVWSFIFGFIIALAGEWMRLWGVSYAGSETRTTGSVGGTYLVISGPFAHVRNPLYVGNMLMYLGMGVMSFAIFPYLQILALLFFYFQYRFIIKEEEEYLKKAFGKDYQEYFKNVPRFFPRASAYKNPGIPQPKFNFKAGIKSERRTLQAFAFVTITLLLIRIIRGI, from the coding sequence ATGAGCAATTTTCAATCAAAAATATTTAAATATAGAAGCTATACACCAATCCCGTTCCTTTTGCTGATGTTCCTTTATCAATGGGTAAATGTCTGGAGTTTTATCTTCGGCTTTATAATTGCATTAGCTGGTGAATGGATGCGACTGTGGGGTGTTAGCTATGCTGGCAGCGAAACCCGAACAACCGGAAGCGTTGGTGGTACATATTTAGTAATAAGCGGTCCATTCGCACATGTTAGAAATCCGCTTTACGTTGGCAATATGTTAATGTACCTGGGGATGGGTGTTATGTCTTTTGCGATTTTTCCATATCTGCAAATTTTGGCTTTGCTGTTCTTCTATTTTCAATATCGATTCATCATCAAAGAAGAAGAAGAATATTTAAAGAAAGCTTTCGGTAAAGATTATCAAGAGTATTTTAAAAATGTTCCAAGGTTTTTTCCCAGAGCATCCGCATATAAGAATCCAGGAATTCCTCAACCTAAATTTAATTTTAAGGCAGGTATAAAATCGGAAAGAAGAACTTTGCAGGCATTTGCATTTGTAACAATAACTTTGTTGTTAATAAGAATCATTAGAGGAATTTGA
- the lpxK gene encoding tetraacyldisaccharide 4'-kinase, giving the protein MLFLRIISFPLIPVYKWIILFRNIFFEKEIFTSHKVEAKVISVGNIVVGGSGKTPAVIYITNLLKIAGIKVGVLSRGYGRKSKGFQLVSDGKDILCDVTTCGDELILTAMECKVPAAACESRVEGAQKLIKQTGVNTIILDDAFQHRWIKRDLDILIFDQMFLSKPGGMDQNLLPTGLMREPFSSIKRADAIIINRKFSDYFPIPSVLIPVFGGKKIFNAYYKTTGIVDVKNHQFYKAEEFHGQKSLVVSGIARPSSFLNALKQYNIDVTNQLIFQDHKHYAEKEIQLIRKKFYSTNANSVITTAKDAVKLTEFSKELDDIDIYYLKIELEIDNKEEFEKLILENINNFTSSQ; this is encoded by the coding sequence ATGCTTTTTTTAAGAATCATATCGTTTCCACTTATTCCAGTTTATAAATGGATTATTTTATTTAGAAATATTTTTTTCGAAAAAGAAATATTTACATCGCACAAGGTAGAAGCAAAAGTTATTTCAGTTGGCAATATTGTTGTCGGTGGTTCCGGCAAAACACCGGCAGTAATTTACATTACAAATCTGCTTAAGATTGCTGGAATTAAAGTTGGAGTTCTAAGCCGTGGATATGGTAGAAAATCAAAAGGCTTTCAACTTGTTTCCGATGGTAAAGATATTTTATGTGATGTTACAACTTGCGGAGATGAGTTGATTCTTACGGCTATGGAATGTAAAGTGCCGGCAGCCGCTTGTGAAAGTAGAGTTGAAGGCGCACAGAAATTAATAAAACAAACTGGTGTAAATACTATCATACTTGATGATGCATTTCAGCATAGATGGATAAAGCGGGATTTGGATATTCTTATTTTCGATCAAATGTTTTTAAGTAAACCCGGTGGAATGGATCAGAACCTTCTTCCAACTGGATTAATGCGGGAACCTTTCTCTTCTATCAAACGTGCGGATGCAATTATTATAAATAGAAAATTTTCTGATTACTTCCCTATTCCTTCGGTACTTATTCCAGTATTTGGCGGAAAGAAAATTTTCAATGCATACTATAAAACAACCGGCATTGTTGATGTAAAAAATCATCAGTTTTATAAAGCAGAGGAATTCCATGGACAAAAAAGTTTGGTTGTAAGTGGTATCGCCCGTCCATCCTCTTTCTTAAATGCGTTAAAACAATATAATATTGATGTTACAAATCAACTTATTTTCCAGGATCATAAACATTATGCAGAAAAAGAAATTCAGTTGATAAGAAAAAAGTTTTATTCAACTAACGCAAATTCAGTTATAACAACTGCCAAAGATGCTGTAAAACTAACTGAGTTTAGCAAAGAGCTTGACGATATTGATATATATTACTTGAAAATTGAACTTGAGATTGACAACAAAGAAGAATTTGAAAAATTGATTTTAGAAAATATTAACAACTTTACTTCTTCGCAGTAA
- the lpxB gene encoding lipid-A-disaccharide synthase, giving the protein MNKNLLIIAGESSGDLHGASLVKELKKMDKNISIVGIGGNKMKAEGMELLYHINQMSFLGLVEILKHIPFMKRAQANLIDEVKKRNIKTAVLIDYPGFNLNIASRLKALDVKLIYFISPQVWAWGAGRIKKIKRLIDKMLVILPFEELLFKREGIDAEFIGHPLLEQIENYKFLSRDELFEKCGLNKNQEMLLVLPGSRVQEVKKIFPQAILAANKLAEEFNLQVVVACSDDIEEKIFAEISPVENFKVVKGYTYDLYKQSQIGIIKSGTSTLEAGLFGLPMVIVYSTNPLTFFIGKKIVKIDRIGLVNIVAEEMVAPELLQQDANSKKIYETVKSILIDKNRYDSIKQKLSLLKHKLGTAGAAKRAAEVVYTFLSNSD; this is encoded by the coding sequence TTGAACAAGAACCTGTTAATAATTGCAGGGGAATCTTCTGGCGATTTGCACGGAGCATCTCTTGTAAAAGAATTGAAAAAGATGGACAAAAACATTTCTATTGTTGGCATTGGCGGTAACAAAATGAAAGCTGAAGGAATGGAACTGCTCTACCATATTAACCAAATGTCATTTCTGGGACTTGTGGAAATTCTAAAGCATATTCCATTTATGAAAAGAGCCCAGGCAAATTTGATTGATGAAGTTAAGAAAAGAAATATTAAAACCGCTGTGCTTATAGATTATCCTGGGTTTAACTTAAATATTGCCTCACGCTTAAAAGCACTGGATGTAAAGCTGATCTATTTTATTTCCCCACAGGTTTGGGCTTGGGGCGCTGGAAGAATAAAAAAAATAAAAAGATTAATTGATAAGATGCTCGTTATTCTTCCATTTGAAGAATTGCTGTTTAAGCGCGAAGGAATTGATGCTGAATTTATTGGTCATCCTTTACTTGAGCAGATTGAGAATTATAAATTTTTAAGTCGGGATGAGTTGTTTGAAAAATGCGGATTGAATAAAAATCAAGAAATGCTTTTAGTGCTTCCGGGCAGCCGGGTTCAGGAAGTAAAGAAAATTTTCCCGCAAGCAATTTTAGCAGCAAATAAATTAGCCGAGGAATTTAATCTCCAGGTTGTTGTTGCTTGTTCGGATGATATTGAAGAAAAGATTTTTGCTGAAATATCACCAGTGGAAAATTTTAAGGTAGTTAAAGGATATACTTACGATTTGTATAAACAATCCCAAATTGGAATTATAAAATCCGGCACTTCAACACTGGAAGCAGGTTTGTTTGGGCTGCCAATGGTTATTGTATATTCAACCAATCCTTTAACTTTCTTTATTGGTAAAAAAATAGTCAAGATTGATAGAATTGGTCTGGTAAATATTGTAGCAGAAGAAATGGTTGCACCGGAATTACTTCAGCAGGATGCAAACTCTAAAAAGATTTACGAAACAGTAAAATCAATTTTAATTGACAAGAATAGATATGATTCAATCAAACAAAAATTAAGTTTGTTGAAGCATAAGTTGGGAACAGCCGGTGCCGCCAAACGTGCAGCAGAAGTTGTTTACACTTTTTTAAGTAATTCTGATTGA
- the smc gene encoding chromosome segregation protein SMC, producing MYLSKLEIFGFKSFAHKTIIDFNKGVTAIVGPNGCGKTNIVDAIRWALGEQRTTTLRSDKMENVIFNGTQNRKPMGMAEVSLTIINDLGILPTEYTEVTITRRIFRSGESEYLLNRNICRLKDITNLFMDTGMGTNAYSVIELKMVETILSNKADERRTMFEEAAGVNKYKLRRRLSLKKLEDIRRDLTRVNDIVTEVEKQVNSLERQAKKADKYNRVSTILRELELDLSEREFSLWNKKRTSFKDEKEVFFNQKIQIESELRNLEDELNLLREKISGIESTLNEKRKEISGQNEKIHRIQNALSVAAERKKSLEKNLGRYRQELEELHFQDEESNDFITTTHKKIEELIFSISEKAKYIENEEVQLDEKRNQLDEKKIVLKKQNDEVQEKSIALTRKENQLANLQKTLDETNSAIDKLNDKILSITNHIAKTVGYLEELEQEKTETEKKLSEWDKLFLQKQSEKAALEKKLTDLKGKEIEERSVIRAVTDKIDFLQSLINNLEGVSKGAKVLIESDGWTEKEKTLLADVGESEDKFRFAIEAALKNVLNNLLVDTFDDLQRAIDYLQKNDLGKASFLVLGMDDNIKKTLLDKFQNFSLNRKAKLIQKEKGFTGWANAFVQSDDRWKPFFNKILMRTAIAEDLESAFVLSKKYRGFNFTTLNGDFIHESGLIEAGSLPKLDETLFGRKKLLQNLRNEFPKYEANLEKIKAQIRETEEKIEEINLKELSDQNRILLNDLANIEKQIAQFEFEKKKSSDEIEKLRTEIQDLASKSNRTDNEVISLTEILKDETAEKESVEKVLVSIGDDVKSAEEDFNSTFTLYNQAKLELERLIGEKKNLENAIDRSKQTKENIKKSISKREIDISSTEEELIALQSIAEDNQLELDDLEETKRKLTAVESEIFENLKANKLLASELEKKLSELRKERDKLLEEIHSLDIRLNEINLKIDNLIEHIKENYSLALELKEFEDLDAFNFEERTNEVHNYKQQIKNLGPINLLAYSEYEEEKQRLEFLHKQRNDLVDSEKDLIKTIEEININAQNLFLETFEKIKENFTKIFRSLFNPGDEADLNLEENVDPLEAKIEIIAKPKGKRPTSIELLSGGEKTLTAIALLFSIYLVKPSPFCILDEVDAPLDDANVDRFTKIIQEFSASTQFIMVTHNKRTMEAAETMYGVTMQDEGISRLVSVQFNEDLNVVT from the coding sequence TTGTATCTATCAAAGTTAGAGATATTCGGATTTAAGTCGTTTGCCCATAAAACCATTATAGATTTTAATAAAGGTGTAACAGCAATTGTTGGTCCTAATGGTTGCGGAAAAACAAACATAGTGGATGCAATCCGATGGGCATTGGGCGAGCAACGCACTACTACTCTGCGTAGCGACAAAATGGAAAATGTAATCTTCAACGGAACACAGAATAGAAAACCGATGGGGATGGCTGAGGTTTCATTAACTATTATAAATGATCTGGGAATTTTACCAACCGAGTATACAGAAGTAACTATCACCCGCAGAATTTTCCGCTCGGGTGAAAGCGAATATCTGCTTAACAGAAACATTTGCCGGCTTAAGGATATCACCAATCTTTTTATGGATACCGGAATGGGAACAAACGCTTATTCCGTTATTGAGTTAAAGATGGTTGAAACGATACTTAGTAACAAAGCTGATGAGCGGCGAACTATGTTTGAAGAAGCTGCCGGAGTAAACAAATATAAACTACGCAGAAGATTATCTTTAAAAAAACTTGAAGACATCCGCCGCGATTTAACAAGAGTTAATGACATCGTCACAGAAGTTGAAAAGCAAGTTAACTCCCTGGAAAGACAGGCTAAGAAAGCGGACAAATATAATCGTGTTTCTACTATTCTAAGAGAACTTGAACTTGATTTATCAGAAAGAGAATTTTCTCTTTGGAATAAAAAAAGAACTTCGTTCAAAGATGAAAAAGAAGTTTTCTTCAATCAGAAAATTCAGATTGAATCCGAATTGAGAAATTTGGAAGATGAATTAAATCTACTACGCGAAAAGATTTCCGGAATTGAGAGTACTTTAAATGAAAAGCGGAAAGAAATTTCAGGTCAAAACGAAAAGATCCACCGCATTCAAAATGCTCTTTCTGTAGCAGCCGAAAGAAAAAAATCACTTGAAAAAAATCTTGGAAGATATAGGCAGGAACTTGAAGAACTTCATTTTCAGGATGAAGAATCTAATGATTTTATAACAACTACTCATAAAAAAATAGAAGAATTAATCTTTTCAATTTCCGAAAAAGCCAAGTACATTGAAAATGAAGAAGTTCAGCTTGATGAAAAAAGGAATCAGCTTGATGAAAAGAAAATTGTACTAAAGAAACAAAACGATGAAGTACAGGAAAAATCCATTGCACTTACGCGAAAGGAAAATCAACTTGCTAATCTTCAAAAAACTTTAGATGAAACTAATTCTGCAATTGATAAGCTGAATGATAAGATTCTTTCAATCACTAACCACATTGCCAAGACAGTTGGCTATCTTGAAGAACTTGAACAGGAAAAAACTGAGACTGAGAAAAAACTTAGTGAATGGGACAAACTCTTCCTTCAAAAGCAAAGTGAAAAAGCTGCGCTGGAAAAAAAATTGACCGATTTGAAAGGTAAAGAGATTGAGGAACGAAGCGTAATAAGAGCAGTTACTGATAAAATAGATTTTCTGCAAAGTTTAATAAACAACCTGGAAGGTGTTTCTAAAGGAGCAAAAGTTTTAATCGAAAGTGACGGTTGGACTGAAAAGGAAAAAACTTTGCTTGCTGATGTTGGCGAATCTGAAGATAAATTCAGGTTTGCAATTGAAGCCGCACTTAAAAATGTTCTGAACAATCTTCTTGTGGATACTTTCGATGATCTGCAAAGGGCAATAGATTATTTACAGAAGAATGATCTGGGCAAAGCTTCATTCCTTGTTCTTGGAATGGATGATAACATTAAAAAAACTTTATTAGATAAATTTCAAAACTTTTCACTCAACCGAAAAGCAAAGCTGATCCAGAAAGAAAAAGGATTTACCGGGTGGGCAAACGCTTTTGTTCAATCGGATGACAGGTGGAAACCATTCTTTAACAAAATATTAATGCGTACTGCAATTGCTGAAGATCTGGAATCTGCATTTGTACTTAGCAAAAAGTATCGTGGATTTAATTTTACAACTTTGAATGGTGATTTTATTCACGAGAGCGGTTTGATTGAAGCTGGCTCGCTTCCAAAGCTTGATGAAACTCTTTTTGGTAGAAAGAAACTTCTTCAGAATTTACGGAATGAATTCCCAAAATATGAAGCAAATCTTGAAAAAATAAAAGCGCAGATTAGGGAAACGGAAGAGAAGATTGAAGAAATTAATTTAAAAGAATTATCAGATCAGAACAGAATTCTTTTAAACGATCTTGCCAACATCGAAAAACAAATTGCCCAGTTTGAATTTGAGAAGAAAAAATCTTCTGATGAAATAGAAAAGCTCAGAACCGAAATTCAGGATCTTGCAAGTAAATCGAATCGTACGGATAACGAAGTTATTTCTCTTACAGAAATATTAAAGGATGAAACTGCTGAAAAGGAAAGTGTTGAAAAAGTTTTAGTGTCAATCGGTGATGATGTTAAATCTGCTGAAGAAGATTTTAATTCAACATTCACTTTGTATAACCAGGCTAAACTGGAATTAGAAAGATTGATTGGTGAAAAGAAAAATCTTGAAAATGCAATCGACCGGTCGAAGCAAACCAAAGAGAATATTAAAAAGTCGATTAGTAAAAGAGAGATTGATATTTCCAGTACAGAAGAAGAGTTAATTGCACTTCAATCAATTGCCGAAGACAACCAATTGGAATTGGATGATCTTGAAGAAACAAAAAGAAAGCTAACTGCGGTTGAAAGTGAGATATTCGAAAATCTAAAAGCAAATAAACTCCTGGCGAGCGAACTGGAAAAGAAACTTTCTGAACTTAGAAAAGAACGCGATAAACTGCTTGAAGAAATTCATTCCCTGGATATTAGGTTGAATGAAATAAATCTGAAGATTGATAATCTTATTGAACATATAAAAGAAAATTATTCACTTGCACTTGAATTAAAAGAATTTGAAGACCTTGATGCTTTTAACTTTGAAGAAAGAACTAACGAAGTTCATAATTACAAACAACAGATTAAAAATTTGGGACCAATCAATCTTCTTGCATACTCCGAATATGAAGAAGAAAAGCAACGGTTGGAATTTTTGCACAAACAAAGAAATGATCTGGTCGATTCTGAAAAAGATCTGATCAAAACCATTGAAGAGATTAATATCAATGCACAAAATCTTTTCCTGGAAACTTTTGAAAAGATTAAGGAAAATTTTACCAAGATTTTCCGTTCGCTTTTTAATCCTGGCGATGAAGCCGATCTGAATTTAGAGGAAAACGTAGACCCGCTTGAAGCAAAGATTGAGATTATAGCTAAGCCAAAAGGTAAACGCCCAACTTCAATCGAGCTGCTTTCCGGAGGAGAAAAAACGCTAACGGCTATTGCACTTTTATTCTCCATCTATTTAGTTAAACCAAGCCCCTTCTGCATTCTGGATGAAGTTGATGCTCCGCTTGATGACGCAAACGTTGATAGATTCACAAAAATTATACAAGAGTTTAGTGCAAGCACACAGTTTATTATGGTTACCCACAATAAGCGCACTATGGAAGCTGCTGAAACTATGTACGGAGTTACAATGCAGGATGAAGGTATTTCCAGATTAGTAAGTGTTCAATTTAATGAGGATTTAAATGTTGTTACTTAA
- a CDS encoding T9SS type A sorting domain-containing protein: protein MLLLNENIIGTVSNLTEDSHVQFVVQLMLVVMCVLFLFTNAEAHSKKKAKVKRHHKVHTKVINHKKISLGQINFKEFDTIKPENFNFSLEQNSPNPFRDSTLIKYHVASKCNVTLEIYNDKIERVAELVNNVEENGDYAIPFKTETTNGRLPNGIYFYRLRAGEFVEVKKMIIMNEGLAFLDERKEL from the coding sequence ATGTTGTTACTTAATGAAAATATAATTGGGACAGTTTCGAATTTAACCGAAGACTCTCATGTTCAATTCGTAGTTCAGTTAATGTTAGTTGTTATGTGCGTTTTGTTTTTATTTACAAATGCGGAAGCTCATTCAAAAAAGAAAGCTAAAGTAAAACGGCATCACAAGGTTCATACTAAAGTTATCAATCATAAAAAAATCAGTCTTGGTCAAATAAATTTTAAGGAATTTGATACTATAAAACCGGAAAATTTTAATTTTTCATTAGAACAAAATTCTCCAAATCCTTTCAGAGATTCCACATTGATTAAATACCACGTTGCAAGTAAATGCAATGTTACATTGGAAATTTATAATGATAAAATTGAAAGAGTAGCCGAGCTTGTTAATAATGTTGAAGAAAACGGTGACTATGCTATTCCATTCAAAACTGAAACTACTAATGGCAGGCTACCAAATGGTATTTATTTTTACCGGTTGCGCGCTGGCGAATTTGTAGAAGTTAAAAAGATGATAATTATGAATGAAGGATTGGCTTTCTTAGATGAACGAAAAGAACTTTAA
- a CDS encoding lysophospholipid acyltransferase family protein, producing the protein MSFKKHKQNFLRFIGNHLLFRLTMLLCKTLKINIRNSEAINKFYNEKQNFVLAFWHGTMLVPWFIHRNKNFAAIVSKSKDGGLLERVLKPLNYTVVRGSSHTGGSIALGILVDYAKNEKSIAITPDGPKGPPRKLKAGAVIAAKRAKIPLVLLGAGYQKKRELSSWDKFQVPIFFSKVNLIYSDPIYIDNELSYEKTSEVIEDCNKKLNEIQKEAETF; encoded by the coding sequence ATGAGTTTCAAAAAACACAAACAGAATTTTTTGCGGTTTATCGGCAACCATCTTCTTTTCAGGTTAACGATGCTGCTTTGCAAAACATTAAAGATAAATATTAGAAATAGTGAAGCGATAAATAAATTTTATAATGAAAAGCAAAACTTTGTACTGGCGTTCTGGCATGGAACAATGTTAGTTCCCTGGTTCATTCATCGTAATAAAAACTTTGCGGCAATTGTAAGCAAAAGTAAAGATGGCGGCTTATTGGAAAGAGTGCTTAAACCACTCAACTATACCGTCGTGCGGGGCTCTAGCCATACAGGTGGAAGCATTGCTCTTGGAATTTTAGTGGATTACGCAAAGAATGAAAAATCCATTGCAATTACCCCGGATGGACCGAAAGGTCCTCCAAGAAAATTGAAAGCCGGAGCAGTTATTGCAGCTAAGAGAGCAAAAATTCCATTGGTATTACTTGGTGCCGGTTATCAGAAAAAAAGAGAACTAAGTAGCTGGGATAAATTTCAGGTTCCAATATTTTTCAGTAAGGTAAACCTTATTTATTCAGATCCGATTTATATTGATAACGAATTATCATATGAAAAAACTTCTGAAGTAATTGAAGATTGTAATAAGAAATTAAATGAAATTCAGAAAGAGGCAGAAACTTTTTAA